A portion of the Cellulophaga algicola DSM 14237 genome contains these proteins:
- a CDS encoding FtsW/RodA/SpoVE family cell cycle protein, whose translation MEFFNKIGGDKAIWAIVALLALFSFLPVYSASSNLVYVVGNGTGTTLSFLFKHGLLLALGFGIIYGVHKIPTHFFKGLSLIAMPIVLLLLVYTLAQGTTIGGANASRWIRLPLVGFTFQTSNLAAVVLMAYVARYLTKIKDNAITFKESILPLWIPVFLVLILILPANFSTAAIIFFMVMVLCFLGGYPIKYLLGIIGSGILVLTLFILVAKAAPDLFPNRVNTWQNRIENFATEGDSDADYQIEKAKIAIATGGIIGKGAGKSIQKNFLPQSSSDFIFAIIVEEYGLVGGLVLVFFYLLLLFRIVVVANGNTTIFGKLLVVGVGLPIVFQAFINMAVAVELFPVTGQTLPLISSGGTSTWMTCLAIGIILSASNKETSEEPSGAEIDDTNPLEVLSGQL comes from the coding sequence ATGGAATTTTTCAACAAAATAGGTGGAGATAAAGCAATTTGGGCTATAGTAGCCCTACTTGCCTTATTTTCTTTTTTACCAGTTTACAGCGCAAGCAGTAATCTGGTATACGTTGTTGGAAATGGTACAGGTACAACCTTAAGTTTTTTGTTTAAACATGGTCTTTTATTAGCATTAGGTTTCGGAATTATCTACGGGGTACATAAGATTCCGACACACTTTTTTAAAGGACTGTCATTGATAGCGATGCCTATTGTTTTATTGTTGTTGGTATATACCTTGGCGCAAGGAACTACAATTGGAGGGGCCAATGCAAGTAGGTGGATTCGCTTGCCTTTGGTTGGTTTTACGTTTCAGACCTCAAACCTAGCAGCCGTAGTTTTAATGGCATATGTGGCGCGTTATTTAACAAAAATAAAAGATAACGCAATTACTTTTAAAGAAAGTATTTTGCCCTTGTGGATACCTGTATTCTTGGTGTTAATTTTGATATTACCGGCTAACTTTTCAACCGCAGCAATTATCTTTTTTATGGTAATGGTGTTGTGTTTTTTAGGCGGCTATCCTATTAAGTATTTATTGGGGATTATAGGGAGTGGTATTTTAGTGTTGACCCTTTTTATTTTGGTCGCTAAAGCAGCTCCAGATTTATTTCCTAATCGTGTAAACACATGGCAGAATAGAATTGAGAATTTTGCGACTGAAGGAGATAGTGATGCAGATTACCAGATAGAGAAAGCAAAAATAGCAATCGCTACAGGTGGTATTATTGGTAAAGGTGCAGGTAAGAGTATACAAAAGAATTTTTTACCACAAAGTTCTTCAGATTTTATTTTTGCGATTATCGTAGAAGAATATGGTCTTGTTGGCGGATTGGTTTTAGTTTTCTTTTACCTCTTATTGTTATTTAGAATTGTAGTAGTAGCAAATGGGAATACAACCATTTTCGGGAAATTATTAGTAGTAGGTGTTGGTTTACCTATAGTTTTTCAGGCGTTTATTAATATGGCTGTTGCGGTAGAATTATTCCCTGTAACGGGGCAGACCTTGCCATTAATTAGTAGTGGAGGAACTTCTACTTGGATGACTTGTTTGGCAATTGGTATTATTTTAAGTGCCAGTAATAAGGAAACCAGTGAAGAGCCTAGTGGTGCAGAAATAGATGATACGAACCCTTTAGAAGTGTTGAGTGGGCAATTATAA
- the mraY gene encoding phospho-N-acetylmuramoyl-pentapeptide-transferase → MLYYLFEFLENNYQIPGAGLFQFITFRAALAVLTSLLIATVYGKKIILFLQKKQIGETVRDLGLDGQKQKAGTPTMGGLIIILATLIPVLLFAKLDNIYVILLIVTTIWMGIIGFIDDYIKIFKKDKEGLQGKFKILGQVVLGLIVGTTLYFHPEVTMKERSQSVITTEYTLEKVAGAEVKSVRTTVPFFKNNELDYTSFIGWMGDGAKEYAWLIFIPVVIIIVTAVSNGANLTDGIDGLAAGSSAIIVLTLGIFTWISGNIIFSNYLDIMFIPRAGELVVFVAAFVGALVGFLWYNAFPAQVFMGDTGSLTIGGVIAVIAIIIRKELLIPVLCGIFFAESISVMLQVGYFKYTKKKYGEGKRVFLMAPLHHHYQKKGYHESKIVTRFWIVGILLAVITVVTLKVR, encoded by the coding sequence ATGTTATACTATTTGTTTGAATTTTTAGAAAATAATTATCAGATACCGGGTGCGGGACTTTTTCAGTTTATCACTTTTAGGGCAGCATTAGCGGTTTTAACATCGCTTTTGATTGCTACGGTGTATGGTAAAAAAATAATTCTTTTTCTTCAAAAAAAACAAATAGGAGAGACTGTTCGTGATTTAGGATTAGACGGTCAAAAACAAAAAGCTGGTACGCCTACTATGGGTGGTTTAATTATCATTTTAGCCACTTTAATTCCAGTATTGTTATTTGCTAAATTAGATAATATCTATGTTATTCTTTTAATCGTGACCACCATTTGGATGGGAATTATTGGTTTTATAGATGACTATATTAAAATATTTAAAAAAGATAAAGAGGGGTTACAAGGGAAGTTTAAAATTTTGGGACAAGTAGTTCTGGGGTTAATTGTTGGAACTACGTTGTACTTCCACCCAGAAGTGACTATGAAAGAGCGTAGTCAAAGTGTGATTACTACCGAGTATACTTTAGAAAAAGTAGCAGGAGCAGAGGTTAAATCTGTTAGAACTACAGTTCCTTTCTTTAAGAATAACGAACTTGACTATACCTCATTCATTGGTTGGATGGGAGATGGAGCTAAAGAATACGCGTGGTTAATATTTATTCCAGTAGTAATCATTATTGTAACGGCTGTATCTAACGGTGCTAATTTAACAGATGGTATAGATGGTTTAGCGGCTGGGTCCTCGGCAATAATTGTCCTCACCCTTGGTATTTTTACATGGATTTCAGGGAATATTATATTCTCTAATTATCTCGATATTATGTTTATTCCTAGGGCAGGAGAACTTGTGGTATTTGTTGCTGCATTCGTGGGTGCTTTAGTTGGGTTTTTGTGGTACAATGCATTCCCTGCTCAAGTATTTATGGGAGATACGGGTAGCCTTACAATAGGAGGGGTAATAGCAGTAATTGCAATTATCATCCGTAAAGAATTATTGATCCCTGTGTTATGTGGAATCTTCTTCGCAGAATCTATTTCTGTGATGTTGCAAGTAGGATATTTTAAATATACCAAGAAGAAGTATGGAGAAGGAAAACGTGTTTTTCTAATGGCTCCATTGCACCACCATTATCAAAAGAAAGGCTACCATGAAAGTAAAATCGTGACGCGCTTTTGGATTGTTGGAATTTTACTAGCAGTAATTACTGTTGTAACCTTAAAAGTGCGATAA
- the murD gene encoding UDP-N-acetylmuramoyl-L-alanine--D-glutamate ligase, which produces MQRLVILGGGESGVGTAILAKKKGYEVFVSDKGIIKDKYRKVLEHFEIEWEDQQHTEEKILNADVVMKSPGIPDKIALIQKLKEKKIPVISEIEFASKYTDAKIIGITGSNGKTTTTMLVNHILKSEGLHVGMAGNIGDSYAKMVAENDFEYYVLEISSFQLDGIVDFKPHIAILTNISPDHLDRYDYKYENYIASKFRIAENQTEDDYFIYDADDKDLTDWLKKHPVKAKLMPYSIERTIEEGAFSTNKDITITTNNDTLKMKTDSLSLEGKHNLKNTMAASTASKLIGIRKETIRNSVANFQGAEHRLEKVLKIHHVEYINDSKATNVNATYYALDSVRTPTVWIVGGVDKGNDYKSLMPLVREKVKAIICLGKDNTKIIEAFGNVVDLIVEAYDMSETVKIAYKMAERGDTVLLSPACASFDLFDNYEDRGNQFKAAVQNL; this is translated from the coding sequence ATGCAAAGGTTAGTAATTCTTGGAGGAGGAGAAAGTGGCGTAGGGACCGCTATTTTAGCAAAGAAAAAAGGCTATGAAGTTTTTGTTTCTGATAAAGGAATAATTAAAGATAAGTATAGAAAAGTTCTTGAGCATTTTGAAATTGAATGGGAAGACCAACAGCATACAGAAGAAAAAATTCTGAATGCAGATGTGGTGATGAAAAGTCCTGGTATTCCAGATAAAATAGCCTTGATTCAGAAATTGAAGGAAAAGAAAATTCCAGTAATCTCGGAAATAGAATTTGCATCAAAATATACCGATGCAAAAATCATAGGAATTACAGGAAGTAACGGGAAGACCACCACAACAATGTTAGTCAATCATATTTTAAAAAGTGAGGGCTTACATGTGGGAATGGCGGGTAACATTGGAGATAGCTATGCTAAAATGGTAGCAGAGAATGATTTTGAATATTACGTGTTGGAAATTAGCAGTTTTCAATTAGATGGTATTGTAGATTTCAAACCGCATATAGCAATCCTTACCAATATATCGCCAGATCATTTAGATCGGTATGACTATAAGTATGAAAACTATATCGCATCAAAATTTAGAATTGCAGAGAACCAGACAGAAGATGATTATTTCATTTACGATGCTGATGATAAAGACTTAACAGACTGGCTAAAAAAACATCCTGTTAAAGCAAAATTAATGCCCTATTCAATTGAGAGAACAATAGAAGAAGGCGCATTTAGTACAAACAAAGACATAACGATTACAACTAACAACGACACACTGAAAATGAAAACAGATTCTTTATCCTTAGAAGGAAAACACAATCTTAAAAACACAATGGCAGCTTCTACAGCGTCAAAACTTATTGGTATTAGAAAAGAAACTATTCGGAACAGTGTAGCTAATTTTCAAGGTGCTGAGCATCGTTTAGAAAAAGTATTGAAGATTCATCATGTAGAATACATAAATGATTCTAAAGCTACTAATGTAAATGCAACCTATTATGCTTTGGATAGTGTGAGAACTCCAACGGTTTGGATTGTTGGTGGTGTGGATAAGGGTAATGATTACAAATCATTGATGCCTTTGGTGCGTGAAAAAGTAAAAGCAATTATCTGTCTTGGAAAAGATAACACAAAAATAATTGAGGCTTTTGGTAATGTGGTAGATCTAATTGTAGAGGCTTATGACATGTCAGAAACCGTGAAAATTGCCTATAAAATGGCAGAAAGAGGAGATACTGTTTTGTTATCTCCTGCATGTGCAAGTTTTGATCTTTTTGATAATTACGAAGATCGCGGAAATCAGTTTAAAGCAGCAGTACAAAACTTATAA